The Solanum lycopersicum chromosome 9, SLM_r2.1 genome window below encodes:
- the LOC104649310 gene encoding uncharacterized protein: MKHYFQAHVVRLISKANSIKFVMSKPVLSDRLARWYLQFQQFEIVYIPQKSVKGQALADFLADHPIPNDWELTDEFPDEDVMLIEVQPPWKMYFDGATHRDGAGAGVLFITSQKEILPFSFTLKQCFSNNVVEYQALILGLEMAVDMKQLHLQIFGDSQLVINQLLRSYEVKKLELRPYHDYAQKLIRWLGDVTLQHARRTENKKADALATLASMLTLPDQTQVTVCQKWIVSPLNEEEYIENKLDHIVTIVEAAKEDWIQPIIDYLCYGILPENPRRRTDEEVIQALQEAHSEVCGSHQSGPKLHFHIKRMGYYWPTMVKDCIYYARKCDACQFHANFIHQPPKLLHPTIASWPFDAWGLDVIGPLPKSSGGHLYILAATDYFSKWAEAVAFKEMKKENVANFIRVNIIYHFCIPRYIITDNGKPFDNKLMNKICDLFDFKQRKSSMYQVAANGLAEAFNKTLCNLLKKVISKSKRDWHERMEEALLAYRTTYCTPTQATPYSLAFKVEAVLPLERQIPSLRLAIQEGLTEEENTRLRLAKLEALDEKRLEANKTLNVIKLVYLVLLIRMFT, from the exons ATGAAGCATTATTTTCAAGCTCATGTTGTCCGCCTTATTTCTAAAGCAAATTCCATCAAGTTTGTTATGTCAAAACCTGTCCTTAGTGACCGACTAGCAAGATGGTACCTTCAATTCCAACAATTTGAGATAGTGTACATCCCTCAAAAATCCGTGAAGGGACAAGCACTAGCGGATTTCTTGGCAGACCATCCTATACCAAATGATTGGGAGTTAACTGATGAGTTCCCTGATGAAGATGTGATGTTGATTGAAGTTCAACCTCCTTGGAAAATGTACTTTGATGGGGCTACACATCGTGACGGAGCTGGTGCTGGCGTGTTGTTCATCACTTCACAAAAAGAGATTCTACCATTCTCTTTTACTCTAAAACAATGTTTCTCCAATAATGTCGTTGAATATCAAGCACTGATACTTGGACTTGAAATGGCCGTTGACATGAAACAATTACATTTACAGATCTTTGGTGACTCtcaattggtgattaatcaactcTTAAGAAGTTATGAGGTAAAAAAGCTTGAATTGCGCCCTTATCATGATTATGCTCAAAAGTTGATAAGATGGCTTGGGGATGTAACCCTTCAACATGCGCGTCGAACAGAGAATAAGAAAGCCGATGCATTGGCTACTCTAGCTTCAATGCTAACCCTTCCTGATCAAACACAAGTAACTGTCTGTCAAAAATGGATAGTATCACCGTTAAATGAGgaagaatatattgaaaataagctTGATCATATCGTCACCATTGTTGAAGCTGCGAAGGAAGATTGGATACAACCCATCATTGACTACCTATGTTATGGGATACTTCCAGAAAATCCAAGAAGAAGAACTGAT GAAGAAGTGATTCAAGCTCTGCAAGAAGCACACTCAGAAGTATGTGGATCACATCAATCTGGACCAAAACTTCACTTTCACATAAAGAGAATGGGGTATTACTGGCCAACCATGGTGAAAGATTGCATATATTACGCCAGGAAATGTGATGCTTGTCAATTTCATGCGAATTTCATTCATCAGCCACCTAAATTATTGCACCCAACCATCGCATCTTGGCCATTTGACGCTTGGGGACTGGATGTTATAGGACCATTACCAAAGTCTTCTGGTGGACACTTGTACATCTTGGCTGCAACTGATTACTTTTCAAAATGGGCTGAAGCTGTCGCTTTTAAAGagatgaagaaagagaatgttGCAAATTTTATCCGAGTAAATATTATCTATCACTTTTGCATCCCTCGCTATATAATAACAGACAATGGaaaaccatttgataacaagtTAATGAACAAGATTTGTGATCTTTTTGACTTTAAGCAGCGTAAATCTTCTATGTACCAAGTTGCCGCTAATGGTCTTGCTGAAGCATTCAATAAGACTCTATGCAACCTGCTCAAGAAAGTTATTTCCAAATCCAAACGGGATTGGCATGAAAGAATGGAAGAAGCTTTGTTGGCATATAGGACAACATATTGCACACCAACTCAAGCAACACCATATTCACTTGCTTTTAAAGTTGAAGCAGTCCTGCCACTCGAGCGTCAAATACCCTCCTTAAGACTTGCTATTCAAGAAGGGCTCACTGAGGAAGAAAATACTCGATTGCGTCTTGCTAAGTTAGAAGCACTTGATGAAAAGAGGTTAGAAGCCAACAAAACCTTGAATGTTATCAAGCTCGTCTATCTCGTGCTTTTAATAAGAATGTTCACTTGA